One part of the Myxococcales bacterium genome encodes these proteins:
- a CDS encoding (deoxy)nucleoside triphosphate pyrophosphohydrolase, whose protein sequence is MTTSGTPRIRVVAAVIAKGDKYLITQRRKTAVLAGLWEFPGGRVEAGETDEEALRRELLERLGARIEVHKPIAKRTHQYEGYGVDLILYDARFEPSATGEAEPALQTLRVADFRWVRSDEFERYPFPAADQATTDLLLGVKRS, encoded by the coding sequence ATGACGACCTCAGGAACACCGCGCATTCGGGTGGTTGCGGCCGTGATCGCCAAGGGCGACAAGTACCTCATCACGCAGCGCCGAAAGACGGCTGTTCTGGCCGGACTTTGGGAGTTCCCGGGCGGCCGAGTGGAAGCCGGAGAGACCGACGAGGAGGCCCTGCGGCGAGAGCTCCTCGAGCGACTGGGCGCGCGGATCGAGGTGCACAAGCCCATCGCCAAGCGTACCCACCAGTACGAAGGGTACGGCGTGGACCTCATCCTTTACGACGCCCGCTTCGAGCCTTCTGCCACGGGTGAAGCCGAGCCCGCTCTGCAGACGCTGCGCGTGGCCGATTTTCGATGGGTGCGCTCGGACGAGTTCGAGCGGTATCCCTTCCCTGCCGCGGATCAGGCAACGACCGACCTGTTGTTGGGCGTCAAGCGGAGCTGA
- a CDS encoding DUF1517 domain-containing protein, giving the protein MRTWRWTVAFSMLLLLLAAPLDAFARRSGGSFSGRGGFRSPSTSPSRSPSPGYRPGYNTGPNVFVVPGFGWGFGGLGGGMGMGSLLMVGMLGLAGFYAYRALRNASRRESGYHPGDDPDESAADFRPDRAYLYKVQLGLGRSARGLQNRLAHFAEQGDTGTETGLAALLSQTALELIREKDSIRYVQTSADGPMPLAKAETKMNGLSLAERSRFDVERVRAADGGVRKASETLADSEAVLEYIVVTLVVATREPLAEFGSVDEHVQLEPLLSALGGVSPRELLGLEVVWTPADPSDALTENDLLTTYPNLRGL; this is encoded by the coding sequence ATGCGTACCTGGCGTTGGACCGTGGCCTTTTCGATGTTGCTCCTGCTTTTGGCAGCACCTCTCGATGCGTTCGCCCGGCGTTCGGGAGGCAGCTTCAGTGGCCGAGGAGGCTTTCGTTCGCCCTCCACGTCACCGAGCCGCAGCCCCAGTCCCGGGTACAGGCCTGGGTACAACACGGGACCAAACGTCTTCGTGGTGCCAGGCTTCGGCTGGGGTTTCGGCGGTTTGGGAGGGGGCATGGGCATGGGCAGCCTTCTCATGGTCGGCATGTTGGGTCTGGCCGGGTTCTATGCGTACCGGGCCCTCCGCAACGCCAGCCGGCGCGAAAGCGGATACCACCCGGGTGATGACCCCGATGAATCGGCTGCGGACTTCCGCCCCGACCGCGCCTACCTATACAAGGTTCAGCTGGGCCTCGGTCGCTCCGCACGCGGCCTGCAAAATCGGCTGGCTCACTTTGCAGAGCAGGGTGATACGGGCACCGAAACGGGCCTCGCCGCCCTGCTGTCCCAAACGGCGCTCGAGCTGATTCGGGAGAAGGACTCGATCCGCTACGTGCAGACGAGCGCCGACGGACCCATGCCGCTCGCGAAGGCGGAGACCAAGATGAACGGACTGTCTTTGGCCGAACGGTCCCGCTTCGACGTCGAAAGGGTGCGCGCGGCCGATGGCGGCGTCCGCAAGGCAAGCGAAACCCTCGCAGACAGCGAAGCCGTGTTGGAGTACATCGTGGTGACCCTGGTGGTGGCCACGCGCGAGCCTCTTGCGGAGTTCGGTTCCGTGGACGAACACGTGCAGCTCGAACCCCTTTTGAGCGCGCTCGGCGGCGTTTCGCCCCGGGAGCTCTTGGGCCTCGAGGTGGTATGGACTCCCGCCGACCCCAGCGACGCGCTCACCGAGAACGACCTGCTCACGACCTACCCGAACCTGCGCGGACTCTAG
- a CDS encoding cyclic nucleotide-binding domain-containing protein has protein sequence MARDLARADEELGTCLGEGRWALALATCGDILQAAPSALSVRLRLSEIYAKAGHRDHALFLLGLLVDRCSAAGLPLWALAALKSLAALGAADPARERAWVERYAASSAALSKTATRPAPPDPATPVPTGPVPDSLDEAAQTAFARACDLSAVAEPASQVAPLPLLSELDPANLEAVYRAGELRRLAPSALLMRQGDPGDSLCFITSGEALVFTQVEGGPPRELARVGEGTLVGEMALVSAEPRSASLVAATFLDVFVVGSETLTYLARQEPSVAKVLERFTRERLLKNLVASSPLFAPFTAEQRAQLLTRFQGVEYEPGALIVAEGHPGMGLYIVLMGQVEVASDAGGAHVPLARLHSGDVFGEMSLLGGGPTSAAVTAVAPTTALFLPKDDFLAIVEGVPTLLAHFATLANQRAAAQSVLLGRSGDLAGPPPGP, from the coding sequence ATGGCACGCGACTTGGCACGAGCGGACGAAGAGCTGGGGACTTGCCTTGGGGAGGGACGTTGGGCTTTGGCGCTCGCGACCTGCGGGGACATCCTGCAAGCGGCGCCTTCGGCTTTGTCGGTGCGGCTGCGCCTCTCCGAAATCTACGCAAAAGCAGGGCACCGCGACCACGCCCTTTTTTTGCTGGGCCTTCTCGTCGACCGCTGCTCGGCGGCGGGCCTTCCCCTCTGGGCTTTGGCGGCGCTGAAGAGCCTCGCCGCCCTCGGCGCCGCGGACCCCGCTCGGGAGCGCGCCTGGGTGGAACGCTACGCCGCAAGTTCTGCCGCGCTCTCGAAGACCGCCACCCGGCCGGCTCCGCCCGACCCGGCCACCCCCGTGCCCACCGGACCGGTTCCGGACAGCCTCGACGAAGCCGCCCAGACGGCCTTCGCGCGAGCTTGCGACCTGTCAGCCGTCGCCGAACCTGCCTCGCAGGTGGCACCGCTTCCCCTCCTTTCGGAGCTGGACCCGGCCAACTTGGAGGCGGTGTACCGGGCGGGGGAGCTTCGCCGGCTCGCGCCCTCGGCTTTGCTGATGCGACAAGGCGATCCGGGCGACAGCCTCTGTTTCATCACGAGCGGTGAGGCGCTCGTGTTTACGCAGGTAGAGGGCGGCCCCCCCCGGGAGTTGGCACGGGTGGGGGAAGGCACTCTCGTCGGCGAAATGGCCCTGGTCTCGGCCGAGCCCCGGTCGGCGTCGTTGGTGGCCGCAACCTTCCTGGACGTGTTCGTGGTGGGCAGCGAGACCCTCACGTACCTGGCCCGGCAGGAGCCCTCGGTGGCGAAGGTGCTCGAGCGGTTCACGCGGGAGCGGCTGCTGAAAAACCTCGTGGCGTCTTCCCCCCTCTTCGCGCCCTTCACTGCCGAGCAACGCGCGCAGCTGCTCACGCGTTTTCAAGGCGTCGAGTACGAGCCAGGCGCGCTCATTGTGGCCGAGGGCCACCCCGGCATGGGGCTCTACATCGTGCTGATGGGGCAGGTCGAGGTTGCCTCCGACGCAGGGGGAGCCCACGTGCCCTTGGCGCGCCTGCACAGCGGTGACGTTTTTGGCGAGATGTCCCTTTTGGGCGGCGGGCCTACGTCTGCCGCCGTGACGGCCGTCGCGCCGACAACCGCCTTGTTCCTGCCCAAAGACGACTTCCTCGCGATCGTGGAAGGGGTGCCCACCCTCCTCGCGCATTTCGCCACGCTCGCGAATCAAAGGGCGGCGGCCCAATCCGTGTTGCTGGGTCGTTCAGGCGATCTCGCGGGCCCCCCACCCGGGCCGTGA
- a CDS encoding glycosyltransferase family 39 protein: MRSTERLARIPSLVWATLFAAALVLPGLGSFGFWDPWELNLAERAREMLDTGHAFDVTANGRYAPQPPLDLALSALGMKVFGASEWGGRLLQGLLAIANLLAVYWAGVGLLRRRAALLSVIVLGTMPLFFLQARQLTSDMGLSFSLALSLGGLGRFAWPPTGQRRWRDFAVACVGLVLGHIAGGGLLGIALPCLTLAGTLLATWSLVPIDPKAHPAAGPGEPLMAALTAPGVGVDVPAGSALGTGLFVRGTRGRWPLLVLFALGLVVLWLALGSNVAGQYNAWLGGTPRGGTPSQLFVYFIRQVGFGTFPWSALAVFALGRALVRASGADAEAGVPPVHEQGDVGDRRARLAFVEAYWLVGAGFGFALSTVHVLMVGDARFAVLAPIALALGGFLDEALEAERPQPVLGLLAATGIMILARDFKLVPEDLFSVHLLETLKWPPTMRVGLAPLLLGLVVAVGVYLGLATRTRALAGFRPPAPQRPEGNGRSWRYEAARLYAWGQALIIRVGRYGIHIALGAAVIFALGVCQMLIPRLSHHFSFKPVFESLVHVSKPGDPFGRYRVQGHGIQFYTARQIEEIPSQDRLISFFKSNRRAFCLVNTDDLAALDAAFKTAAVPYVVLDASSSRFLLLSNQTEPGQEDQNPLKRNVWMAPRPPVPISEPGAAAVTYQWPDERPPWTYPVKMSTVFQDAVELIGADFPSSVRRPAKIPLTLYLRVRRRPAPGFKVFVHVDVPGHPRLIGDHEPLAGAFPTSFWLPGEYIRDRTEIDAPLMTTVAGTYTVYIGFWPGGEGQRWRITSGPNDGADRATLGTIQIR, translated from the coding sequence ATGCGATCGACCGAACGGCTTGCCCGTATTCCCAGTTTGGTTTGGGCGACCCTCTTCGCGGCTGCCCTCGTTCTGCCAGGGCTCGGGAGCTTCGGGTTCTGGGACCCCTGGGAGCTGAACCTCGCCGAGCGTGCCCGCGAGATGCTCGACACGGGCCACGCGTTCGACGTGACCGCCAACGGGCGCTACGCCCCGCAGCCTCCGCTCGACCTGGCGCTGAGCGCTCTCGGCATGAAGGTGTTCGGGGCCAGCGAGTGGGGGGGGCGTCTTCTGCAGGGCCTCCTGGCCATCGCCAACCTCTTGGCCGTTTACTGGGCGGGGGTAGGGCTTCTGCGCCGCCGGGCCGCCCTGCTGTCGGTGATCGTTCTCGGCACGATGCCGCTCTTCTTCTTGCAGGCGCGTCAGCTGACGTCCGATATGGGGCTTTCGTTTTCGCTGGCGCTCTCCCTGGGAGGGCTCGGCCGTTTCGCCTGGCCGCCCACGGGGCAGCGGCGCTGGCGAGATTTCGCCGTGGCGTGCGTGGGCTTGGTCCTGGGACACATCGCGGGGGGCGGCCTGTTGGGCATCGCCCTGCCGTGCCTCACCCTTGCAGGAACGCTCTTGGCGACGTGGTCCCTCGTGCCTATCGACCCCAAGGCGCATCCGGCGGCGGGCCCGGGTGAACCGCTGATGGCAGCGCTCACGGCCCCGGGTGTGGGCGTCGACGTGCCTGCGGGCTCGGCCTTGGGCACAGGGCTCTTTGTCCGGGGCACCCGGGGCCGATGGCCCTTGCTCGTGCTCTTTGCCCTTGGCCTCGTGGTTCTGTGGCTTGCTTTGGGGTCAAACGTCGCGGGCCAGTACAACGCCTGGCTGGGCGGCACCCCTCGGGGAGGAACCCCTTCCCAGCTCTTCGTCTACTTCATTCGACAGGTCGGCTTTGGCACCTTCCCGTGGAGCGCGCTGGCTGTGTTCGCCCTCGGACGAGCCCTGGTGCGTGCCTCAGGCGCCGACGCGGAAGCCGGCGTGCCTCCCGTTCATGAGCAGGGGGACGTCGGCGATCGGCGCGCGCGGCTTGCGTTCGTGGAGGCGTACTGGTTGGTGGGGGCTGGCTTCGGCTTTGCGCTTTCGACCGTCCACGTGCTGATGGTGGGCGATGCGCGCTTCGCGGTGTTGGCGCCCATTGCGCTCGCGCTTGGCGGGTTCCTCGACGAAGCCCTCGAGGCCGAGCGCCCCCAGCCTGTGCTGGGGCTCCTTGCTGCCACGGGCATCATGATTTTGGCGCGCGACTTCAAGTTGGTGCCTGAAGACCTTTTCTCGGTGCACCTGCTCGAGACGCTCAAATGGCCGCCCACCATGCGGGTCGGTCTGGCACCCTTGCTATTGGGGTTGGTCGTAGCGGTGGGTGTCTACCTCGGACTGGCAACGCGAACGCGCGCGCTCGCGGGCTTTCGCCCTCCGGCGCCTCAACGTCCGGAAGGCAACGGCCGGTCATGGCGTTACGAGGCGGCCCGGCTTTACGCTTGGGGGCAGGCCCTCATCATTCGGGTCGGGCGCTACGGCATTCACATCGCGCTTGGGGCTGCGGTGATCTTCGCGTTGGGCGTGTGCCAGATGCTGATCCCCAGACTCTCTCATCACTTTTCGTTCAAGCCCGTTTTCGAGTCTTTGGTGCATGTCTCCAAACCCGGAGATCCCTTCGGCCGCTACCGCGTTCAAGGGCACGGCATCCAGTTTTACACCGCCCGCCAGATCGAAGAGATCCCCTCTCAGGATCGGCTCATCTCCTTCTTCAAATCGAATCGGCGTGCATTCTGCCTGGTGAACACCGACGACCTGGCTGCGCTCGATGCCGCCTTCAAGACGGCCGCCGTGCCCTACGTCGTGCTGGACGCGTCTTCGAGCCGCTTCCTTTTGCTCTCGAACCAGACGGAGCCGGGCCAAGAGGACCAAAACCCGCTCAAGCGGAACGTGTGGATGGCCCCGCGGCCGCCGGTGCCGATCTCCGAGCCCGGCGCGGCGGCCGTGACGTACCAGTGGCCCGACGAGCGGCCTCCGTGGACCTACCCGGTGAAGATGAGCACCGTATTCCAGGATGCGGTCGAGCTCATCGGGGCCGACTTTCCGTCGTCCGTGCGCCGGCCTGCCAAGATCCCCTTGACGCTTTATCTTCGTGTACGGCGCCGGCCCGCTCCGGGCTTCAAGGTCTTCGTGCACGTGGACGTGCCCGGGCATCCACGCCTCATTGGCGATCACGAGCCGCTCGCGGGTGCTTTCCCCACCTCGTTCTGGCTTCCCGGAGAGTACATCCGCGATCGCACCGAAATCGATGCGCCCCTCATGACCACCGTGGCAGGCACGTATACGGTGTACATCGGCTTCTGGCCGGGCGGCGAGGGACAAAGGTGGCGGATCACCTCGGGCCCCAACGATGGCGCCGATCGCGCCACCCTGGGTACCATCCAGATTCGATGA
- a CDS encoding CPBP family intramembrane metalloprotease, producing the protein MTSTAEREATPRSAVREAFVTYAVATALASGLFWAGQVVPFIGNNLHGFIAVLFLYAPTVAARVTQVPFDYAQEGALTFERWRPQLGALAFALLFTWPPFVGGFFWLYGNACQPEVPAWAAWWWQTFAPICPRWLGSLSPPWRLPPDFALLALTQVLVVALPEELFFRGYLWSRLSSRWPGTRRLLGAPLGFAWLVTSLLFALGHVAVDLDPGRMAVIFPALVFGWMRARSGSIVPGVVFHASCNLLSDVLYETYFR; encoded by the coding sequence GTGACCTCTACGGCTGAGCGTGAGGCCACGCCGCGCAGCGCTGTGCGCGAGGCCTTTGTCACCTATGCCGTGGCAACCGCCTTGGCTTCAGGCCTGTTTTGGGCCGGCCAGGTGGTTCCGTTCATCGGGAACAACCTGCACGGCTTCATCGCCGTGCTCTTTCTCTACGCCCCCACGGTGGCCGCACGGGTCACGCAGGTACCGTTTGATTACGCGCAGGAAGGGGCGCTCACGTTCGAGCGCTGGCGCCCGCAGCTCGGCGCCTTGGCGTTTGCGCTTCTCTTCACGTGGCCTCCGTTCGTCGGGGGCTTCTTTTGGCTCTACGGAAACGCTTGCCAACCCGAGGTTCCGGCCTGGGCCGCCTGGTGGTGGCAGACCTTTGCCCCCATCTGCCCGCGGTGGCTCGGCAGCCTCTCGCCGCCTTGGCGCCTGCCCCCTGATTTCGCTTTGCTTGCGCTCACGCAGGTTCTGGTGGTCGCGCTGCCCGAGGAGCTGTTTTTTCGCGGGTACCTGTGGTCGCGCTTGTCCTCGCGCTGGCCGGGCACCCGCCGGCTGCTGGGTGCCCCTCTCGGTTTTGCCTGGCTGGTCACCAGCCTGCTTTTCGCCCTCGGACACGTGGCGGTGGATCTCGATCCAGGTCGCATGGCGGTGATCTTCCCTGCGCTGGTGTTTGGGTGGATGAGGGCACGCTCGGGCTCAATCGTGCCGGGCGTGGTCTTCCACGCCTCGTGCAACCTGCTCTCCGACGTGCTCTACGAGACTTACTTCCGCTGA
- a CDS encoding FHA domain-containing protein encodes MHKLIIEDDEGKSVVVPLIRDEITVGRQEGNTVRLTEQNISRHHARFVRQDGTLFVEDLASYNGIRLNGEPVKQRTALKDGDQIAIGDYKLGLKAADGRAAAPAVNRARVGSETPPPRASSPSPSPALGMQGDIIEGAPTIPVRTLADQGLDFGLNAPPPGRLVVMSTQLSGAEFALDRASLVIGRTPENDIILNHKSISRHHAKVIRDGERYVVVDLESANGVRVNGAPQERMVLDSGDVIELGHVRLKFLVGEDVFGAASLPGLRGSKKPLVISAAVASVVLAIVVFAMSGGDEAPAPPPVAQTRPEPAAPETPTPPPAPPAAPEPEPPPAAPVPQPQGPTLESVSAMIAQGQWDQAQATLGQLPPAVQAGPEGVALKKQIAVERAAEAALARLEVEAEAGRIEPARKIAAAIAADSRFAGDATRLVEQAQQTFVAARLNVAEGHKAAGRCTDARKEAEKVLKLVPGQPAATALVAACAAAPAPVAAARPAPQDKPREAERPARLAAAPKAPPPPRPAPRANAPVALTEDPLPPGDADEYIKEAQDAWLKGQYAAAIASSRKALRLKPGLVRAYQIIAVCSCSLRDQAGAVKAYERLDDKNKQLVRSLCERNGISLPE; translated from the coding sequence ATGCACAAACTCATCATCGAGGACGACGAGGGAAAATCCGTCGTCGTCCCACTCATCCGAGACGAGATCACTGTCGGCCGACAGGAGGGAAACACCGTCCGGCTTACCGAGCAGAATATCTCGCGTCATCACGCGCGTTTCGTTCGGCAAGACGGCACGCTCTTCGTTGAAGACCTGGCGAGCTACAACGGGATCAGGCTCAACGGTGAGCCCGTCAAACAGAGGACCGCCCTCAAGGACGGAGACCAGATCGCCATTGGCGACTACAAGCTGGGCCTCAAAGCCGCCGACGGGCGAGCCGCGGCTCCCGCTGTGAACCGTGCCCGGGTCGGCAGCGAGACACCGCCGCCCCGCGCTTCATCGCCCTCTCCGTCGCCCGCGTTGGGGATGCAAGGGGACATCATCGAAGGTGCGCCCACGATCCCCGTCCGCACGCTGGCAGACCAGGGGCTGGATTTCGGGCTGAACGCTCCGCCTCCTGGGCGCTTGGTCGTCATGTCGACGCAGCTCTCGGGCGCCGAGTTCGCGCTGGACCGTGCGTCCCTGGTCATCGGACGCACACCGGAAAACGACATCATCCTCAACCACAAGTCGATCTCGCGCCATCATGCCAAGGTGATCCGAGACGGAGAGCGGTACGTGGTGGTGGATCTCGAGAGCGCAAACGGCGTGCGCGTCAACGGCGCCCCGCAAGAACGCATGGTCCTCGACAGCGGCGACGTGATCGAGCTTGGCCACGTGCGGCTCAAGTTCTTGGTGGGTGAGGACGTCTTCGGAGCAGCCAGCCTCCCGGGCCTACGGGGTTCCAAAAAGCCTCTCGTCATCAGCGCCGCGGTGGCATCGGTCGTGTTGGCCATCGTCGTGTTCGCGATGTCCGGAGGTGACGAGGCCCCCGCCCCTCCCCCCGTGGCGCAGACACGCCCCGAACCCGCGGCGCCCGAGACCCCAACGCCTCCGCCTGCTCCGCCCGCGGCGCCCGAGCCCGAACCGCCGCCGGCCGCGCCCGTGCCTCAGCCCCAAGGCCCAACACTCGAAAGCGTGAGTGCCATGATCGCGCAGGGCCAGTGGGACCAAGCACAAGCCACGCTGGGTCAACTGCCTCCCGCCGTTCAGGCGGGGCCGGAGGGCGTTGCCCTGAAAAAGCAGATTGCCGTTGAGAGGGCCGCCGAAGCGGCTCTGGCGCGGCTGGAGGTGGAGGCCGAGGCCGGGCGCATCGAACCCGCTCGCAAGATCGCCGCCGCCATAGCCGCCGATAGCCGCTTCGCCGGGGACGCCACGCGCCTGGTCGAGCAGGCTCAGCAAACCTTCGTCGCCGCGCGGTTGAACGTGGCAGAGGGACACAAGGCCGCGGGGCGCTGCACCGACGCCCGCAAGGAAGCGGAGAAGGTGCTCAAGCTCGTGCCGGGACAGCCCGCGGCCACGGCCCTCGTTGCGGCATGCGCGGCGGCTCCAGCCCCAGTCGCGGCGGCCCGGCCTGCTCCCCAAGACAAGCCACGGGAGGCGGAACGGCCGGCGCGCCTGGCCGCAGCCCCCAAAGCGCCGCCTCCCCCGCGGCCCGCCCCGCGGGCCAACGCTCCGGTGGCGCTCACCGAAGACCCGCTCCCGCCCGGCGACGCCGACGAATACATCAAGGAGGCGCAAGACGCGTGGCTCAAGGGGCAGTACGCCGCCGCCATCGCCTCCTCTCGCAAAGCGCTCAGGCTCAAGCCAGGGCTGGTGCGGGCGTATCAAATCATCGCCGTCTGCTCGTGCTCGCTGCGAGACCAAGCCGGTGCCGTCAAAGCGTACGAACGCCTCGACGACAAAAACAAGCAGCTCGTCCGCTCTCTTTGTGAACGCAACGGCATCAGCCTGCCGGAATGA
- a CDS encoding TIGR02266 family protein → MKKERRRVTGPAKKERRVGQRRAHPRVPVKIEVDYRSDDNFLFAYITDLSAMGIFVKTTEPHPPGARLTLRFKPLGAPEFVVDGQVVWINPVRPGDPNSINPGMGIQFVDLDPDTQRRLTRLVRTFAYLDDEDSTLGNS, encoded by the coding sequence ATGAAGAAAGAACGGCGACGTGTCACCGGGCCGGCGAAGAAAGAGCGACGCGTTGGCCAGCGGCGCGCCCACCCGCGTGTGCCGGTCAAGATCGAGGTCGACTACCGCAGCGACGATAACTTTCTCTTCGCCTACATCACGGACCTGTCCGCGATGGGCATCTTCGTGAAGACCACCGAGCCGCACCCCCCCGGCGCGCGCCTGACGCTCCGCTTTAAGCCTCTTGGTGCCCCCGAATTCGTGGTCGATGGCCAAGTGGTCTGGATCAACCCGGTGCGCCCGGGAGATCCCAACAGCATCAACCCCGGCATGGGCATTCAGTTCGTGGATCTGGATCCCGACACCCAACGTCGGCTCACTCGTCTCGTGAGGACGTTCGCCTATCTCGACGACGAGGATTCCACCCTTGGAAACTCCTGA
- a CDS encoding rhodanese-like domain-containing protein, whose translation MPKRVTPPEAAELMKQGWRYLDVRSVPEFEAGHPEGALNVPLLHMQNGRLIGNPDFQSVVEGLFAKDDPLVVGCKMGGRSLQAATLMEAAGFTQIVDVRGGFAGERDPYGRVTVPGWADSGLPVSTASPEGSAYAELAAKVKAP comes from the coding sequence ATGCCCAAGCGCGTGACTCCCCCCGAAGCAGCCGAGCTGATGAAGCAGGGTTGGCGCTACCTCGACGTGCGGTCGGTGCCCGAATTCGAGGCCGGCCACCCCGAAGGCGCCTTGAACGTGCCGTTGCTGCACATGCAGAACGGACGCCTGATTGGCAATCCAGACTTCCAAAGCGTGGTCGAGGGTCTCTTCGCGAAGGACGACCCTCTGGTCGTAGGGTGCAAGATGGGCGGCCGTTCACTTCAGGCTGCCACGCTGATGGAGGCCGCAGGCTTCACGCAGATCGTGGACGTGCGCGGTGGTTTTGCCGGTGAACGCGACCCCTACGGACGCGTGACGGTGCCGGGTTGGGCTGACTCTGGTCTGCCCGTATCCACCGCCTCTCCCGAAGGCTCGGCCTATGCCGAGCTCGCCGCCAAGGTCAAAGCGCCCTGA
- a CDS encoding sigma 54-interacting transcriptional regulator, producing MSAKTSSPPRSSTTGKKSGASRARTPDSAPLAPITDTASPRLASLEPAAARWIATLIRVASAHPAMSHVLDVLERLSDRPYRTNLLILGEPGTGKGGLARALSHLVAPHGRTVRVDLGGYPEEAALSRLCGEGEQPGLAEEANEGTLLIEEAAELSPRVQNELLRILKTGRVIRRAAPGGSAQECRVRVSALALSDKDLRAEVAAGRFRHDLYYRLARIVLWLPPLRERLDDIAAAAVWMGNRILEQTGVPLTLRGPEDMRRANVEEQRRSIELTKGAIEALQQHSWPGNFRELEAVLERSLLLYRTDRRLGPDEVALALRETHG from the coding sequence ATGTCTGCGAAGACTTCATCCCCGCCCCGCAGCTCCACCACCGGAAAAAAATCCGGCGCGTCGCGCGCCCGCACCCCTGACTCAGCGCCCCTGGCGCCGATCACCGATACCGCGTCACCGCGCCTGGCGTCACTGGAGCCCGCGGCCGCGCGCTGGATCGCCACCCTGATTCGGGTCGCGTCGGCTCACCCTGCCATGAGCCACGTGTTGGACGTCCTCGAAAGGCTCTCGGACCGCCCCTATCGCACCAACTTGCTGATCTTGGGCGAGCCAGGGACCGGCAAAGGTGGCTTGGCGCGAGCGTTGTCCCACCTGGTGGCCCCGCACGGGCGCACCGTGCGGGTGGACCTGGGAGGATATCCGGAAGAGGCAGCACTCAGCCGGCTCTGTGGCGAAGGAGAGCAGCCGGGGCTGGCGGAAGAGGCCAACGAGGGCACCTTGCTCATCGAAGAGGCGGCCGAGCTCAGCCCGAGGGTGCAGAACGAGCTGCTGCGTATCCTGAAGACGGGCCGCGTGATCCGTCGTGCGGCGCCGGGCGGGTCAGCGCAGGAGTGTCGGGTTCGGGTGAGCGCACTGGCGCTGTCGGACAAAGACTTGCGCGCCGAGGTGGCAGCGGGGCGGTTTCGGCATGATCTCTATTACCGCCTGGCCCGGATCGTCCTGTGGTTGCCGCCTCTGAGAGAGCGCCTGGACGACATCGCCGCCGCGGCGGTGTGGATGGGTAACCGCATCCTGGAGCAAACGGGGGTGCCTCTGACGCTCAGGGGCCCCGAAGACATGCGCCGGGCGAACGTGGAAGAGCAGCGTCGATCCATCGAGCTCACGAAGGGCGCCATCGAAGCGCTCCAGCAGCACAGCTGGCCCGGAAACTTCCGCGAGCTGGAGGCCGTGCTCGAGCGCTCGCTCCTGCTGTACCGCACCGATCGCCGTCTCGGCCCTGACGAGGTCGCCCTGGCGCTGAGGGAGACGCACGGCTAG